Below is a window of Syngnathus typhle isolate RoL2023-S1 ecotype Sweden linkage group LG12, RoL_Styp_1.0, whole genome shotgun sequence DNA.
AGGGTGCTCGCCTCTCAAAACGACTTGACTTTTGGAGCATTTGCGCGCCTTTTTCTAGCATCGCCTGCTAACTCGCTACATGCTAGTCTCAATGTGCCAAACGGAGCCAGCGGGACCAGATGGCGGCCTCGGGAAGCCAAACCGTGACCAATCGGGCGCCATCGTCGCCCCCTTGACGCTGTCCGGACGTGACGGGAGCACAGCGACGAAATTCAAGCTTAATTAAATGAGACGAAAAGAAATATATGTGTATAAGAAAGCTTTGGGTTTATTTAAGAGATTTTATGTAGGGAAAAGCGGAGAAAATCGGGGGAATtttattgtgatttttctttcagATGTTTGTGGTGATCAATCTTGCACATAAAGACTTTCAGAACAAAAGCCTCCTGCGCCCTTTTTATCCGAGTTCAATCGTTGGCCGCCACTTGATTGGTTAGTCCCCGCCAGCTTATCAGGTCCAAACGTGTCAAGTCGGAGGGTTCAAACCGGTTCTGTCTGGGATACGGCACACGTGTGTCGCTTGTCAAGCACTGAAGTGAACGAAATCGAATGACACCTCATCTTTTATCTATGAACCATGTTGTCAATCAGATAAGAATGGCTCATGAGCAGcagtgcgcgtgcgcgtgagAAGCGGGCCGCAGCTGCCTCACATGACCCcgcctttccttccttccttccttccttccctccttccttccttcctcgcgTGAGCCGGCTGCGGCCGTCACTCATTGAATGTGAGCCCTTCGTCCGTCCACGGGGCAAGCAAACATGCCGAGCGTCGGCCCTCAAAAGGAGGCAAAAGTCGTCAAATGTCTGATGAAGCAAATGAGGACTGTTTCGTCCTTCTCGAACATTCCCCAGTCGTCGTGTTGACGCTTTCACGTTTAAAGCAGTCCCCTGAGCACCCGTctggcgcccccccccccaaaaaagtgctCTCAGCCCCCCCTCCCTCGGACTTTATTTATAGGACACTTGTGTTGCTTGTCGAGAGTCACGCCACTCGGACACGCCAGGCACCAGAACGGCCCGCTCCGCCCGCAGTCCAATCCTGGAATCCTCTCCTCAAGTAGACGTCTTTGAAGGTAACCTCCCTCGTTCAATTCTTTCTACTGCCATTAACTTTGACTCGACTTGTCACTTTGGCCGACGGCCGGGCTTTCCTCGCGGCCAGACcgaccgagagagagagagagattgggATTTTTCGATGGTTGCGGTTACCCGGTGGGTCAAGTAAGAGGAGCCAAGTGGCCCAAATGAAAGAGTCCGCCTTAGTTCCAAACTTCgccacgcgcgcgcgcgcctgTACCATGAGCAAAGTGTCAACCTCGAGGAGCAAAGGTCTAACaaaatggacggacggacggacggacggacaggcgCTCGCCCGCcaccaaagaaagaaaaaaaggggcgGGGCCTTTGGCGTCACAATTCCACCTTGCCggggataccgtttttttccgtgtatagtgcgcaaaattttactaatttattgtcctaaaatccggggtgcgcattatacatgggtacaaaagaaaaaaaaaaaaaaaaaaattttttttaattttttttttttttttttttttaagtcccaatgatcgtcacacacgcagggaggcaatgggtcccatttttatagtctttggtatggtcttaactaggctggatgtaattttttttgttggcgttgatttctccgactgcccttaaacgcaccaccgcgcttcgtgcgcgcacgggacagcaaacgagcaggtgatcgagcaagcgtctgatacgagagcattgcggtcgcatggagcgtgtttgaagtgaacagcagagaagaaaggcaaagtgttgtgaaataaaatgcacagaacggatgcgcaagacacgtcagctatataaagagcgagagttgttttcttcctattagtttcaattcacagtttaattagcagtttcaatcagcaaataacaaaatgcgtattacaggtaatattttatttcacaacactttgccttgttcctttggtctctgctgttcatcctaaaacacaaaggcgctctttaagcaatgcgacagtgagcgcccggcgcgctgcaccaaattaagctccctgcgcagtgcgcactgaggtccactcaaattttagaaagtacagcaggactttaaaaatatcttctaaatttcagcgacggctctgtcacactaatcgaccagcccggtgcagttgggcggtcggcggcgcgctacggttgagcgttctctcgcgcgctctctctctctcgctctcgcacacacgcaaaccggatatcatacggaggccgccattacagatgcgcagaacggatgagcaagacacgtcagctatataaagagcgagagttcagttctctacctaaatccgtattacaggtaatattttatttcacaacactttgccttgttcctttcttctctgctgttcacttcaaacacgctccatgcgcacggagcgcggtggtgcgtttacgggcagtcggagaaatcaacgccaacaaaaaaaattacatccagcctagttaagaccataccaaagactataaaaatgggacccattgcctccctgcgtgtgtgactgtcattgggacttaaaaaaaaaaaaaaaaaaaaaaatttttttttttaaaaaattcataaaaattgggtgcgtattatacatgggtacaagcttttttccagcatcagcatgccatttttaggggtgcgtactatacatgggggcgcactatacacggaaaaaaacggtatatgtatagaaaagaaaagaaacaatctGAAATTCCAAACGGATCGGAATCTTGAGTCCCAATGATCAagaaaagaatccaatctgtCAACGCGCGGCTCTCTTTCTTGAGGGCCTAGATGAGCCTCACAACCCACCTGATCATTGGAAACAGCTAATGAAGCCTCCGAACGGGACGGGACGAGAAGAGACCAGACCAGACCAGACTTTGACACCATGTCGTTTGGGTCGCCACGAGTGCCCCTCCAGGATCAAAGTGGCGTGCAGCTAAAAACGTGTTGACTGAAACTCGAGCGGCATGACTGGGATGTTGTTGACATACGTGTGTGACTTGTGGTCACCGTCAGGTCTGTGACATCCACCAGACGGCCGTGCCTCTGACCctgccttcccccccccccctgcactcCTTCAACCCCACCCGTGACTGCCCCACAAATATGGCGCTGTCATCACGCTTAAAACTTTGGGAAAGGAAGGTGCGCGCACTCCATGCAtgcgcatgtttgtgtgtgtgcgtgcgtgtgggcgCGTGCGTGCACGTCCCACCAATAATCCAATCGTCATGAGGTCCATGTTGTCCAGCTCGAAAGCCACGAGGTCAACGTTCCAAACAATCCCAATAACGTTGTGTCTGTTTGGATGAAGTGTCACAGCTTTGGAACGTTAACTCGCTAGCGTGCTCTTGCGACTGGCAAGCCTCTACTACTAATCATCGACCTGCATCCTACTGCTTTGTGTTTTGACGGGTGATGTGGCCGCAGATTCAGGAGGAGAAGCATCCGGCGCCGGCCCCCGTCCCCCCGCCGCCTCTCTCGGCCCCCCCGGGCGGCTCCCTCAAGCAGCTGGTCCGAGATTCCGAGAAGGAAAGCAAGCAAAAAGAGCCCGACGTCAAAGATGACAAAACGGTGCGTGGCGGTGGCGGTGGGGCAGCACGTGGACAAATCTTAGAAGCTCGTTGTTTTCCCTCCAGCAGCCGAGCAAGCTAAGCGACGACTTGGTGCAGCAGTTCTTGCTTCCCGACCAGACTCCGCCCATCCTGGAGGCAGAGATGTTGCTGCGAGCCGAGAAGCGAGGCCCCGCTGCCGGCCCTGCCGCCGCTGCCGGCCCTGCCGGCCCTGCCGCCGCTGGCCCCGACGCCGGCCCCACCCTCTCGCCCCGCCCACCCTCGTCCCAGAGGAGCGCCGGTGAGACGAAAAGCCGACGGGAGGCGTCCGCCGCCGGAAGCGAGAGCCAGGCGCCTCAGCCCGGTCTGCGGGAGGAGGAAATGGAGGAACGTCAGGAACCCGAAGGAAGTCCAGCGGACACGGCTGGAATGGAATGTGACAGCAGGCGCGAGGTACTTCTTCTTTTCTTATTGTGCCCAGCCCAAACAACACAGAACAAGTACGTACTCGATCTCCAATGTGGACGCTCGCTTCGCTTCGCGCCGCTAGCTTTTGTGGAGCGCTCCTCCTTTGCATGCACTCGTCGTCTGTGGTATCAGCCAGAGAAAGTAGGCCTTCTGGTCTTTGGACGGATCAAAACACGGAGCAACTGGGTGCGCTTGTCAGGTGAAGGACGTGTGGTACGAGGCAGGCGCCGTTTGGTACGTGCACAAAGACGGATTCGCGCCGGGTAAGTAAACGGCCTCTCTGTGCCAGGGTGACCATCATAGGCGCGTGAGCATCCTTTGCCCGCGTTTCAGCCACTCTGCTGAAGCCTGACGAAGGGACACCCGATCTCCCCCAAGGCCACGTGAGACTCCGCCTCCACGTTGACGGTTCGCTCATCGACGTGGCCGAAGACAGCGTTGACAAAGTCGGTGGGACGCTGTTAACGTATTATTCTTTTGGAAAGTCTTCTTTGAACAAATGTCTACACCCCCAGTGCAACCCCCCCCACCTGGACCTGTGCGAGGACCTGAGCGAACTAGAAAGCGTCAACGAGAGCAGCGTGCTCCACACGCTAATTAGCCGCGCTAAGGCTAACATGCCGCTAACCCAAGCCGGGCCCAACCTGATCAACTTGTGGCCGCCGCTGCAGACCTCCAGCAAGGTGACGCACGCCGCTTTGTGTGAGCCAGGCTGGGGCCCAGGCTGGGACCCTGGCTGGGCCCCAGGCTGGGGACCCAGGCTCACCCAGGCTCTGCCTCATTTTCCCAAATGTCCGTGATGTCTCCCAAGTCTCGCAGTGGCGAGGCGTGGTGGGACGCACCGCCTGCTCTGGCCGCCCTGGTCAAGCGGGTGTACGTGTCGCTCGTGGACTCCCGTCGGGACCACTGCGTCTGCGCCGTGGGTCGCAGCGGCACCGGCAAGACGGCCGCCTGCCGGGCCTTCGCCGTGGCGCTGCTCAAGCAAGCCGGAACGGCCGGACCCAACTTGAGCGGTCAGTGCCCCGACGCTGACGGCACGTGTTGACTTGACGCGCGGGAAGTGGGCCGTGACGGGAAATTGGGAaggctgctggagctgctgtgtttttttccagTGGCTCGCGTGCAGGCCATGTTTACGGTCTTGAAGTCTTTTGGCTGCGTGACTTCGGCGCGCAGCGAGGCCTCGTCGCGCTTCGCCACGCTTTTCTCTTTGGACTTCGACCACGCCGGACGAGCCGCCGCCGGACACCTGCAGGCGGGCAACAGCGTCGCCGACGCCTTTGACCGTGGACGTCGAGACTGACCTTTGTCTTTTTCCGCCTCAGACCATGATGTTGGACAAATGGCGAGTTTGTCAGGTGACGGCAGGAGAGAGCAACTTCCTGGTCTTCTCGCAGCTGCTAGCGGGACTAAGCGCGGAGATGAGGCGAGTGCTGACAAGGGCTGCCGTAGCATCGGAGCGGGCGTAGCATCGGAGCGGGCGTAGCATCGGAGCGGGCGTAGCATCGGAGCGGGCGTAGCATAGGAGCGGCCGTAGCATCGGAGCGGCCGCCGCCGCGAGCTTTTGTCAACGACGCTAATGTCGAGGGCAAAAGATTTGTCTCTTTGTCTCCAAGACTAACGCTCGGCTTCCTCGTCAGGTCGGAACTGCAGCTCCATCAGCTTGCGGAGCAGCACGCCTTTGGCATGGCCCCTCCTACCAAGGTACCCGGCCGGCATTGGCCTCGTCGGCGCCCGTTGAGCCGCCGTCCCGCCGCCATCTGTCCGTCTGTCGCCAGGTTGAGGAAAAACAGCGAGCCTCCGTGGCCTTCGCCAAGCTGTTGGTCGCCATGGAAACGCTGGGCTTCAGCGCCAGCGAGCAGAAGGCCATCTGGCACGTGCTGGCCGGGATTTACCATCTGGGGGCCGCAGGGGCCTGCAAAGGTAATTGCAGATGATTGGTCCTGAAGCAGCAGGTCTCGCCACCGTCCTGGGGAGCAGGAGCATTGCTTTGTCATCCAAATGGCGAGCATTACGGTTAGCATCGTTGATAGCATCCGCCTCGATGATGTTGGCATCGCGCGTCCCTTGGGGCTTCCACCATCCTCATTCGTTCTCTTTCGGATCTTTGTCGGCTACTTTCATGGTCGCTCACCCGAAGGCTAATTGTGCGCGCgctcgtgtgcgtgtgtgtgtgtgtgtgttgccagtGGGGCGGAGACAGTTTTTGAATTTTGACAGCGCTCAGGCAGCCAGCTCTGTGCTAGGCTGCGAGAGCGAGGAGTTTCACACCTTGGTCTTCAAGCATCACCTCAGGCGTTTGCTGCGGAAGGCCACCGGGAGCGACAGGGAGCACAGCGGCGTGTCCCAGGCTGAAGAGGGTGAGCCTCATGCTAATGTAGCATTTGTGCTAGCAGCGCTCAGGCAGCCAGCTCTGTGCTAGGCTGCGAGAGCGAGGAGTTTCACACCTTGGTCTTCAAGCATCACCTCAGGCGTTTGCTGCGGAAGGCCACCGGGAGCGACAGGGAGCACAGCGGCGTGTCCCAGGCTGAAGAGGGTGAGCCTCATGCTAATGTAGCATTTGTGCTAGCGGCCGGTCGGCTGAGGTTGCGGGTGCCAAGGCGCTGGCGCTTCGCGGTGATCACGTGACCACATTCTCGTGATGACCATCTTGTGGTCAGGTCCCAGGCTGACGGCGGCGCAGTGCCTCCAAGGGATGGCGTCGGCTCTCTACGAAGAACTTTTCAGTGCCGTCGTGTCGCTCATCAACAGGTGGCTGATaaaggctgtgtgtgtgcgcgcgtgtgtgtgcgtgtgtgcgtgcatcttCGTCACAGTGTGTACGTGTGCTCGCGTGAGGGTCTGCCCATACAACTGTTCGTTAGTGTCATATGTGCACGTACGCAGATCACTGAGCGGGCAGCAGTTGGCGCTGGCGTCGGTCATGGTGGCGGACGCGCCAGGCCTGAGGAACCCTCGCCACCACGCGGCGCACCAACGAGCGGCCGACTTCAGCGACTTCTGTCACAACTACCTGCAAGAACGACTGGCGCACTATCGATACGTTCACACCTTCACAAACAGCCAGGACATCTATGCGCAGGTGAGCCAGCCACGCGCACACGTGGCCACAGATATGCTGGTCATTCACGCAGACGTGACAGATACACACCGACATTCCGTCACACACTGGCACTGGGGGCGGATTGCGTGCAGGAGAACATTCAGGTGGAGCTGGAGTTTCCCGAGAGCAAGCCGGCCGACGTGGTGTCCGCCATCGACCAGCCGGCTCCTCAGGTGTGCAGAGCAGCTAACATCGGTGCCATGATGGCGTCACGCCCGTGAGTGACGCTGACCTTTGCctccctggctgcctgcctgcctgctagGTGCGCGCAGCAGGCGACGCCCCTCGCGGTCTGCTGTGGGCGCTGGACGAAGAGATGTGGACGCCTGCGTCTGACGAGGGCGCCGCCTTGGAGCACGTGTGCCGCCATTTCAGCGACAGCGGTAAGCGTTAGGGTGACCTACCGTAAGCACCATGACTGTGATGATGCTGATGCCGACGCGGCCCGCGTGTGGCTCCAGTGCGTCAATGCGAGCAGCCTCTGCACTGTGAAGTTCAGCACCTAGCGGGAAGCGATGCCGTCCGCTACGACCTCAGCGGATGGTTGGACAGGTTGCGCAACAATCCGGCCGCCGGCAACGCCGGCGAACTGCTGCGCAACTCCCACATGTGAGTAGCGGCAAATTTGCGCACACCCACCAAACGACCAATGTCGCCATTGCGTGCGTGTTCCCCAGCGGACCGGTCAAGTCGCTGTTCACGCCAAGCGGGCGCGCCAATCCCGCTTGCGGCGGCGTGTGCGGCCTGGAGGGCTGGAGCCAGCGCTCCCTGCAGAGGAGCAGCATCGTCCGCAAGACGCTGAGCGCCGGCACGGCGGCGCTGCGCAGACATTCGCCGTGCATCGGCGTCAAGCTGCAGGCCGTAAGCGGGCGCCGCCCCACGTACCTAAGCTCCGCCTCCTGCGCTGTCTGTCTGAGCGTGCGTGCCCCATCAGGACGCCCTGGTCAACGTGCTGCGCCGGGCCAGGCCCGTCTTCCTGCAGTGCATGGGCGCCGAGGCGGACGCCGGCGCCTTCGACGTGGCCCGCCTCCGAGCGCAACTGGAGGCCGCGCAGACGCTGGCCGTGTTGCGCGCTTACCGCACaggtcagccagccagccggttagccagccagccagccagttagccagctagccggccagccagccggccagccagcatGTTTGCCTCCACGTCACGCTCACATGCTAGTGGCGACTTTGTGCCTGAACCAGGTTACCCGGACCACATGGCTCTGAGCGACTTCCGCTGCCACTTCCAGGCGTTGTCTCCGCCCATCATGAAGCGCTACGCCTCCATGTTTGTCAGCCACGACGAGAGGAAGGTGGGTCACGCGGGACTCCTCGGACGCTCTTCGGCCAACCGCGCCTTCTCGTCCTTTACAGGCCGTGGACGAGCTGCTGGCTGACTTGGACCTGGAGCCCAATAGCGTGGCGGTCGGCGCCAGTCGGGTGTGAACGCCGGCCGTTTTTGGGCTTTCCTGTCACGTTCTCAACTGTtccttttctttgtttgtttgtttgtttgtttgttttgcttcacATCAGGTGTTCATGAAGCGTGGCGTGCTGCGCCACCTGGAGGCCCAGCGGGACCTGCAGGTGACAGGCTGGCTAGTCCACCTTCAGGCGGCCTGCGCCGGTCACCTGGCCAGGCGCAAGTACCGCACGCTCAAGGTCGGCCATGGCAGCCAAGACACGCCGGCCCGAGTGGCACATAGTCACAGGTGACCTTTGGCCCCTGTGGGTGCGTGTAGGTGCAGCACACGGCGGTGCAGTGCCTCCAGAGGAACCTGCGGGTGCTGCGCGGCGTGTCGGAGTGGCGCTGGTGGAAGCTCTTCTGCCGGGTGCGCCCCCTGCTGGACGTCAACATGGACAACGAGAGGCTACGCGCCAAAGAagtacatgcacgcacacacacacacatgcagacacgGCAAAAAAAGCAGGCGGCGTCACCACCCACTGGTAGACGCGCACGGCCGAGCCCATTCCCAATGGGTGCCGCGCGCTGGCCACGTCAAGTCAAGCCTGCGTGACCATTTCAGGAGGAACTTTCGGGGTTGAGAAGACGTTTGGAAAAGTCCGAGAAAGAGCGCAACGACTTGCGACAAACGGTGGACGCCTGCGAAACCAAAGTTAGTAGTCGGGCGCTGGCTCGCTCAGGCGGCGCCGTGCGCACTGGCATAACGGTGGCGTACGCGCAGCTGACGGCGGTGACCTCGGAGCTGAGCGACGAGCGTTTCCACGGCGACGCCGTGGCTCAGGCTCTGGACGTGGAGAGAGCGGAAAGGCTGAGGCTCAGCAAGGAGAACAAGGATCTGCAggtgagccgccgccgccgccggcaccGGCCGGCGACCTGTCAGCGAGCAGCACCCGGTAAATGCTGCACCCCACAGGCTCGCCTGGACCAGTGCGCGCTTGCCATGGAGGCACTGGAGAAGAATCTGgaagtggaacgtcaaaagaTTCGCACGCTGGAGAGTCGGCAATTGGCGGGAACAGGTCGGTTGCTGAGCGGCGGCGGCACCGCGTCGCTTGcttattgttgttgacttctcGCTTTCGCTGATGGAACTCGGCGGTGTTCCTCAAAGAAACACGGACGCCGCCTATTCTTGCGAGCT
It encodes the following:
- the LOC133163869 gene encoding unconventional myosin-XVIIIb-like, with product MALSSRLKLWERKIQEEKHPAPAPVPPPPLSAPPGGSLKQLVRDSEKESKQKEPDVKDDKTQPSKLSDDLVQQFLLPDQTPPILEAEMLLRAEKRGPAAGPAAAAGPAGPAAAGPDAGPTLSPRPPSSQRSAGETKSRREASAAGSESQAPQPGLREEEMEERQEPEGSPADTAGMECDSRREVKDVWYEAGAVWYVHKDGFAPATLLKPDEGTPDLPQGHVRLRLHVDGSLIDVAEDSVDKCNPPHLDLCEDLSELESVNESSVLHTLISRAKANMPLTQAGPNLINLWPPLQTSSKSRSGEAWWDAPPALAALVKRVYVSLVDSRRDHCVCAVGRSGTGKTAACRAFAVALLKQAGTAGPNLSVARVQAMFTVLKSFGCVTSARSEASSRFATLFSLDFDHAGRAAAGHLQTMMLDKWRVCQVTAGESNFLVFSQLLAGLSAEMRSELQLHQLAEQHAFGMAPPTKVEEKQRASVAFAKLLVAMETLGFSASEQKAIWHVLAGIYHLGAAGACKVGRRQFLNFDSAQAASSVLGCESEEFHTLVFKHHLRRLLRKATGSDREHSGVSQAEEGPRLTAAQCLQGMASALYEELFSAVVSLINRSLSGQQLALASVMVADAPGLRNPRHHAAHQRAADFSDFCHNYLQERLAHYRYVHTFTNSQDIYAQENIQVELEFPESKPADVVSAIDQPAPQVRAAGDAPRGLLWALDEEMWTPASDEGAALEHVCRHFSDSVRQCEQPLHCEVQHLAGSDAVRYDLSGWLDRLRNNPAAGNAGELLRNSHIGPVKSLFTPSGRANPACGGVCGLEGWSQRSLQRSSIVRKTLSAGTAALRRHSPCIGVKLQADALVNVLRRARPVFLQCMGAEADAGAFDVARLRAQLEAAQTLAVLRAYRTGYPDHMALSDFRCHFQALSPPIMKRYASMFVSHDERKAVDELLADLDLEPNSVAVGASRVFMKRGVLRHLEAQRDLQVTGWLVHLQAACAGHLARRKYRTLKVQHTAVQCLQRNLRVLRGVSEWRWWKLFCRVRPLLDVNMDNERLRAKEEELSGLRRRLEKSEKERNDLRQTVDACETKLTAVTSELSDERFHGDAVAQALDVERAERLRLSKENKDLQARLDQCALAMEALEKNLEVERQKIRTLESRQLAGTESELALQLDCCQTEADFLRRRLQQTEEKALGERDARQQADAKVASLEAQLDQSKRAATELKRHNRRLGHDLHDARVMSDNLRNRTHQLERKQRRFDGELAAALAEADGERELKEKSLQENAALGVQIFSLRRDLQESGAEACRLQRQKDELCSQIRDLSVHLTAESLPELKKQARCLEGVASERAEEIAALSATVERHRQVHVRTELEMARVKQMHQKELEDKEEELEDVHRSSQRRLRQLEMQLEQEYEEKQMVLHDKQDLEALVATLCEQVGHRDFDVEKKLRRDLKRTHALLADAQTLLGAGQSRKTPDGGSAEQLERLHCQLEESESRRREVEAAHSTSTQELEDLHLRLEDICKQKTLADEELCVLRREKVDLLKRLEEDQDDLNQLMKKHKALIAQSSGDICQIRELQAELEEVKKQRQGLQEELQQQASRMHFLESSTVGRSIVSKQEARVCDLENKLEFSKGQVKRFEVLVLRLRDSVVRLGEELEQSAQSEARQRDTARYFQQRLQDLRVEMEELDRRQQESSRRRMELEMQVEELTAIRQTLQADLETSIRRIVDLQAALEEVRSSDDSDSDRESSRAEDALAWRGTDSPRGSGSDTLTSQAGRRSPADSCGSRTFRSLEDPDETDSGAGRPGGGLGRAASSSALSELLEGLRKRRVGSTAEVGGALSLGVCQPTAAAALRRRASALSVASGELPEARPGILKPTSPLLPRSAASSAMPPCGSTAPPLPRLSLLASSLAQCPSSPGIPEEQRQRSPSLPRGVTFQNRHLLGEWDAASVASDLSDIPPAIRRAQSAGSLAGSLAGSLTGSLVGSVRGGRRTLSVRFGDLPPSTRHGRDSATESSGSGSSAESGEPTRPRRRSGQPRGERLEAEGSEGGDVASVMRKYLNKESD